A genomic stretch from Enterobacter oligotrophicus includes:
- a CDS encoding transketolase, producing the protein MNENEITELARQIRLETLKSLTQLGFGHYGGSMSVVETLAVLYGAVMKIDPADPDWPERDYFVLSKGHAGPALYSTLAIKGYFPTEELSTLNQNGTRLPSHPDRLKTRGVDATTGSLGQGISIASGMALSHKLAGRPNRVFCIVGDGELNEGQCWEAFQFIAHHRLNNLTVLVDWNKQQLDGELDEIICAFDLEGKFRAFGFDVVTVKGDDIPALLEVTSPVPAADARPRVVILDSIKGQGVPYLEQLSNSHHLRLTEESKAALNETIRQLEATHD; encoded by the coding sequence ATGAATGAGAATGAGATAACCGAACTGGCGCGCCAGATCCGCCTCGAGACGCTGAAATCACTGACGCAACTGGGCTTTGGCCACTATGGCGGCAGTATGTCAGTCGTCGAAACGCTGGCGGTACTGTACGGCGCAGTAATGAAAATCGACCCGGCTGATCCGGACTGGCCAGAGCGTGATTACTTTGTGCTGTCGAAAGGACATGCAGGCCCGGCGCTTTACAGCACGCTGGCGATTAAAGGTTACTTCCCGACGGAAGAGTTGAGCACCCTCAACCAGAACGGCACGCGTCTGCCAAGCCATCCTGACCGCCTGAAAACGCGCGGCGTGGATGCCACCACCGGCTCGCTGGGACAAGGGATCTCCATTGCGAGCGGCATGGCGCTGTCGCACAAGCTGGCAGGAAGACCAAACCGGGTGTTTTGCATCGTGGGTGACGGCGAACTGAACGAAGGCCAGTGCTGGGAAGCGTTCCAGTTTATTGCTCACCATCGTCTGAACAACCTGACGGTGCTCGTCGACTGGAACAAACAGCAGCTCGACGGTGAACTGGACGAGATCATCTGCGCGTTCGACCTGGAAGGAAAATTCCGCGCCTTTGGTTTTGACGTGGTGACGGTGAAGGGGGACGACATCCCGGCGCTGCTGGAGGTGACGTCGCCGGTGCCTGCGGCAGATGCCCGTCCGCGGGTGGTGATCCTCGACAGCATTAAAGGCCAGGGTGTGCCGTATCTGGAGCAACTCAGTAATTCACACCACCTGCGTTTGACAGAGGAGAGCAAAGCGGCACTCAACGAGACGATTCGCCAACTGGAGGCTACACATGATTAA
- a CDS encoding transketolase family protein: MIKVAPAGQKDTVEMRKVYAGFVAKQIEAGSEIIALEADLMSSMAMDGVARDYPQHVINCGIMEANVIGTAAGLSLTGRKPFVHTFTAFASRRCFDQLFMSLDYQRNNVKVIASDAGVTACHNGGTHMSFEDMGIVRGLAHSVVLEVTDAVMFEDVLRQLIDLEGFYWVRTIRKQAPSIYAPGSTFTIGKGNVLREGSDITLIANGIMVAEALEAARQLEQEGVSAAVIDMFTLKPIDRMLVKNYAEKTGRIVTCENHSIHNGLGSAVAEVLVETCPVPMRRVGVKERYGQVGTQDFLQKEYGLTAHDIVSAARELL; the protein is encoded by the coding sequence ATGATTAAGGTTGCACCTGCAGGACAAAAAGATACCGTTGAGATGCGCAAAGTCTACGCGGGTTTCGTGGCAAAGCAGATCGAGGCCGGTAGCGAGATTATTGCTCTCGAAGCGGATCTGATGAGCTCAATGGCGATGGACGGCGTGGCGCGTGATTATCCGCAGCACGTCATCAACTGCGGCATTATGGAGGCGAACGTGATTGGCACGGCGGCGGGATTGTCGCTCACCGGGCGCAAACCGTTCGTCCATACCTTTACCGCTTTTGCCAGCCGCCGCTGTTTCGACCAGTTGTTTATGTCCCTGGACTACCAGCGCAACAATGTAAAGGTGATTGCCTCGGATGCGGGCGTTACGGCCTGTCACAACGGCGGCACGCATATGTCGTTTGAGGATATGGGCATTGTGCGCGGTCTGGCGCATTCGGTGGTGCTGGAGGTGACCGACGCGGTGATGTTTGAAGATGTGCTGCGCCAGCTTATCGATCTTGAAGGTTTCTACTGGGTGCGTACCATCCGTAAGCAGGCACCGAGCATTTATGCGCCGGGCTCCACGTTTACCATCGGTAAAGGTAACGTGCTGCGCGAAGGGAGTGATATTACCCTGATTGCCAACGGCATTATGGTGGCGGAAGCACTCGAAGCGGCGCGTCAACTGGAGCAGGAAGGGGTAAGCGCGGCGGTGATTGACATGTTCACCCTGAAGCCGATCGACCGGATGCTGGTGAAAAACTACGCCGAGAAAACCGGGCGCATCGTGACCTGTGAAAACCACAGTATCCACAACGGCCTGGGGTCAGCGGTGGCGGAAGTGCTGGTGGAAACCTGTCCGGTGCCGATGCGTCGGGTTGGCGTGAAAGAACGTTACGGCCAGGTGGGTACGCAGGACTTCCTGCAGAAGGAGTATGGCCTGACGGCACATGACATTGTGTCGGCGGCGCGGGAGCTGCTGTAA
- the folX gene encoding dihydroneopterin triphosphate 2'-epimerase: MSQHDAIIRIKNLRLRTFIGIKDEEIANRQDIVINVVIHYPADKARASEDINDALNYRTITKSIIQYVENNRFSLLEKLTQDVLDIAREHHWVTYAEVEIDKLHALRYADSVSMTLSWQRQA, translated from the coding sequence ATGTCGCAGCATGACGCTATTATTCGTATAAAAAACTTACGCTTACGCACGTTCATTGGTATCAAAGACGAAGAGATCGCCAACCGTCAGGATATCGTTATTAATGTGGTGATCCACTACCCGGCAGACAAGGCGCGCGCCAGTGAGGATATCAATGACGCGCTGAACTATCGCACCATTACCAAAAGCATCATCCAGTACGTTGAGAACAACCGTTTCTCTTTACTGGAAAAATTAACTCAGGATGTGCTCGATATCGCACGCGAACATCACTGGGTCACATATGCTGAAGTAGAGATCGATAAACTTCACGCCCTGCGTTACGCCGACTCCGTCTCCATGACGTTAAGCTGGCAGCGCCAGGCGTAA
- the yfcE gene encoding phosphodiesterase, whose translation MKLMFASDIHGSLPATERVLSLFAQSGAQWLVILGDVLNHGPRNALPEGYAPAQVAEKLNQSASRIIAVRGNCDSEVDQMLLHFPITAPWQQVLLEKCRLFLTHGHLFSPDNLPALAAGDVLVYGHTHIPVAEKRGEIYHYNPGSVSIPKGGYPASYGMLDENTLSVIALNDQQVIAQVVINP comes from the coding sequence ATGAAACTGATGTTTGCGTCGGATATCCATGGATCGCTGCCCGCTACCGAGCGTGTTCTTTCTCTTTTTGCTCAAAGCGGGGCGCAGTGGCTGGTGATACTGGGGGATGTGTTAAATCATGGCCCACGAAATGCCTTGCCGGAAGGCTACGCGCCCGCGCAGGTGGCGGAAAAACTCAATCAGTCTGCCTCACGCATTATCGCCGTTCGCGGCAACTGCGACAGCGAGGTGGACCAGATGCTGCTCCATTTCCCGATAACCGCCCCCTGGCAACAGGTATTGCTGGAAAAATGCCGTCTGTTTTTAACTCATGGTCATCTTTTTAGCCCGGATAACCTTCCAGCGCTGGCTGCTGGCGATGTCCTGGTTTACGGTCATACTCATATTCCGGTGGCAGAAAAACGCGGCGAGATTTATCACTATAATCCCGGCTCGGTCAGTATCCCGAAAGGCGGATATCCGGCAAGCTACGGTATGCTTGATGAGAATACCTTAAGCGTTATCGCACTTAATGATCAGCAAGTTATTGCGCAGGTAGTGATTAATCCGTAA
- a CDS encoding TIGR01777 family oxidoreductase: protein MKILLTGGTGLIGRHLIPRLQELHHDITVVTRSPEKARQVLGTGVDIWKGLAERQNLDGFDAVINLAGEPIADKRWTEEQKQRLCSSRWNITEKLVELIRNSQTPPSVLISGSAAGYYGDLGEVVVTEEEPPHNEFTHKLCAQWERIACAAQSDNTRVCLLRTGVVLAPKGGILAKMLPPFKLGLGGPIGNGRQYLAWIHIDDMVNGIIWLLDNDLRGPFNMVSPYPVRNEQFAHALGHALHRPAVLRVPATAIRLLMGESSVLVLGGQRALPKRLEASGFAFRWYDLEEALGDVVR, encoded by the coding sequence ATGAAGATTCTGCTGACCGGCGGTACGGGCCTGATCGGACGCCATCTCATTCCTCGCCTGCAAGAACTCCATCACGATATCACCGTGGTCACGCGCAGCCCGGAGAAAGCCCGACAGGTGCTGGGAACCGGCGTTGATATCTGGAAAGGGCTGGCGGAACGGCAGAATCTGGACGGCTTCGACGCCGTTATCAACCTTGCAGGCGAACCGATCGCCGATAAGCGCTGGACCGAAGAGCAAAAGCAGCGTTTGTGCAGCAGCCGGTGGAACATCACCGAGAAGCTGGTTGAGCTTATCCGCAACAGCCAGACGCCGCCGTCGGTGCTGATTTCAGGCTCGGCTGCGGGCTATTACGGCGATCTCGGCGAAGTGGTGGTAACGGAAGAAGAGCCACCGCACAACGAATTTACCCATAAACTCTGCGCCCAGTGGGAGCGCATCGCCTGTGCCGCGCAGAGCGACAACACCCGCGTCTGCCTGCTGCGAACCGGCGTCGTGCTCGCGCCGAAAGGCGGTATTCTGGCGAAAATGCTTCCTCCCTTTAAGCTCGGTCTCGGTGGCCCAATCGGCAATGGTCGTCAGTATCTGGCCTGGATTCATATCGACGATATGGTGAACGGTATTATCTGGCTGCTGGATAACGATCTTCGCGGGCCGTTTAATATGGTCTCCCCTTACCCGGTGCGTAATGAGCAGTTCGCCCATGCGCTGGGGCATGCCCTGCATCGCCCGGCGGTGCTGCGTGTGCCGGCCACCGCAATTCGGCTGTTAATGGGGGAATCGTCGGTGCTGGTGCTGGGTGGCCAGCGCGCGCTACCGAAAAGATTAGAAGCATCCGGGTTTGCGTTCCGCTGGTATGACTTAGAAGAGGCGCTGGGGGATGTGGTGCGGTGA
- the yfcF gene encoding glutathione transferase, producing the protein MSQPAITLWSDANFFSPYVMSAYVALAEKGLSFALKTVDLDNGEHLKPQWQGYALTRRVPVLEIDGFELSESSAIDEYLEDRFAPPEWERIYPHDLQKRARARQIQAWLRSDLVPIRVERSTDVVFAGIKKPALSEEGLASAQKLIETASALLAHGNPNLFGEWCIADADLALMLNRLILNGDAVPPLLVDYATFQWQRASVQRYVALSAKRAG; encoded by the coding sequence ATGAGCCAGCCAGCTATCACGTTATGGTCCGATGCGAACTTCTTTTCACCCTATGTTATGAGCGCTTATGTGGCGCTGGCCGAAAAAGGGCTTTCATTTGCCCTGAAAACCGTTGACCTGGACAACGGCGAACATTTGAAACCCCAATGGCAGGGCTATGCCCTGACCCGACGCGTGCCGGTGCTGGAAATTGACGGTTTTGAGCTGAGCGAATCCTCGGCGATCGATGAGTATCTTGAAGATCGCTTTGCCCCGCCAGAGTGGGAACGCATCTACCCTCACGATCTGCAAAAACGTGCGCGCGCGCGTCAGATCCAGGCATGGCTGCGCAGCGATCTGGTGCCGATTCGCGTTGAACGCTCTACCGATGTCGTTTTTGCAGGGATCAAAAAACCAGCCCTGAGTGAAGAGGGTCTGGCGAGTGCTCAGAAGCTGATTGAAACTGCTTCAGCATTGCTGGCACACGGGAACCCGAACCTGTTTGGCGAGTGGTGTATTGCTGACGCCGATCTGGCATTGATGCTAAACCGCCTTATCCTTAATGGCGATGCCGTACCGCCGTTGCTGGTGGATTATGCCACCTTCCAGTGGCAACGCGCGTCGGTGCAGCGTTATGTGGCACTCTCAGCTAAGCGCGCGGGCTGA
- a CDS encoding PTS ascorbate transporter subunit IIC, with protein sequence MFILETLNFVVDILKVPSVLVGLIALIGLVAQKKAFSDVVKGTIKTILGFIVLGGGATVLVGSLNPLGGMFEHAFNIQGIIPNNEAIVSIALEKYGASTALIMAFGMVANIIVARFTRLKYIFLTGHHTFYMACMIGVILTVAGFEGVGLVFTGSLILGLVMAFFPAIAQRYMKRITGNDDIAFGHFGTLGYVLSGWIGSKCGKGSRSTEEMNLPKNLSFLRDSSISISLTMMIIYLIMAVSAGREYVEATFSGGQNYLVYAIIMAITFAAGVFIILQGVRLILAEIVPAFTGFSEKLVPNARPALDCPVVYPYAPNAVLIGFLFSFLGGLVGLFICGQFSWVLILPGVVPHFFTGATAGVFGNATGGRRGAMIGAFANGLLITFLPVLLLPVLGAIGFANTTFSDADFGAVGIVLGNLARFLSPLAITGLVVALFALLVAYNVFAKNKSAGGSAQENTGAKS encoded by the coding sequence ATGTTTATCCTTGAAACGCTGAATTTCGTTGTTGATATTTTAAAAGTCCCTTCGGTACTGGTGGGTTTAATTGCCTTAATTGGCCTGGTTGCACAGAAAAAAGCATTTTCTGACGTGGTGAAAGGCACCATTAAAACCATCCTCGGTTTTATTGTGCTTGGCGGTGGTGCCACCGTGCTGGTGGGGTCATTAAATCCGTTAGGCGGTATGTTCGAACACGCCTTTAATATCCAGGGCATTATTCCAAACAATGAAGCAATTGTTTCGATTGCGCTGGAAAAATACGGTGCCTCGACTGCGTTGATTATGGCCTTCGGTATGGTGGCGAATATTATCGTCGCCCGCTTTACCCGCCTGAAATACATCTTCCTGACCGGGCATCACACCTTCTATATGGCGTGCATGATTGGCGTGATCCTGACGGTGGCGGGCTTTGAGGGCGTGGGGCTGGTCTTTACCGGCTCACTGATCCTCGGTCTGGTAATGGCCTTCTTCCCGGCGATTGCGCAGCGTTATATGAAGCGCATTACCGGTAACGACGATATCGCTTTTGGCCACTTCGGGACGCTGGGCTACGTGCTGTCTGGCTGGATCGGCAGCAAGTGCGGCAAAGGTTCACGCTCAACCGAAGAGATGAACCTGCCGAAGAACCTGAGCTTCCTGCGCGACAGCTCTATCTCCATCTCCCTGACCATGATGATTATCTACCTGATCATGGCGGTGAGTGCGGGGCGTGAATATGTCGAAGCGACCTTCAGCGGCGGCCAAAACTACCTGGTGTACGCCATTATCATGGCGATCACCTTCGCGGCGGGCGTGTTCATCATCCTGCAGGGCGTGCGCCTGATTCTGGCAGAAATCGTCCCGGCCTTTACCGGCTTCTCGGAAAAACTGGTGCCAAACGCGCGCCCTGCGCTGGACTGCCCGGTGGTTTACCCGTATGCGCCAAACGCGGTGCTGATTGGTTTTCTGTTCAGCTTCCTCGGCGGGCTGGTCGGGCTGTTCATCTGCGGTCAGTTCAGTTGGGTGCTGATCCTGCCAGGCGTCGTACCGCACTTCTTTACCGGTGCGACGGCGGGGGTGTTCGGTAACGCCACCGGCGGCCGTCGCGGGGCGATGATCGGCGCGTTTGCCAACGGCCTGTTGATCACCTTCCTGCCCGTTCTGCTGTTGCCTGTGCTTGGCGCAATTGGATTTGCTAACACCACCTTCTCGGACGCCGACTTCGGCGCGGTCGGGATTGTGCTGGGCAACCTGGCGCGCTTCCTGTCACCGCTTGCCATTACCGGCCTTGTTGTTGCGTTGTTCGCGCTGCTGGTGGCGTACAACGTGTTCGCTAAAAACAAATCTGCGGGCGGTAGCGCGCAGGAAAACACCGGAGCCAAATCATGA
- a CDS encoding LacI family DNA-binding transcriptional regulator, giving the protein MSLTRKRRSTGKVTLADVAQLAGVGTMTVSRALRTPEQVSDKLREKIEAAVQELGYMPNLAASALASASSWTIAMVVPNLSEAGCSEMFAGLQQILQPAGYQIMLAESQHRLEQEEKLLETLLASNIAAAILLSVEHTDTVRHWLKNASIPVMEMGAMRADPIDMNIGIDNVAAMYELTEMVIQRGYQNIGLLCANQEQWIFQQHLQGWYKAMLRHHMSPNRVINAAMPPNFSTGAAQLPEFLLAWPELDALVCVSDELACGALYECQRRRIKVPDDLAVVGFGNSDVSRVCQPPLTTMAVPHRKIGIEAGKALLERLNDGDWRDHKPIASSLCLRESC; this is encoded by the coding sequence ATGTCTCTAACCCGAAAACGGCGCAGTACCGGCAAAGTGACACTCGCCGATGTCGCACAGCTCGCCGGTGTGGGCACGATGACCGTGTCCCGAGCACTCCGCACGCCGGAGCAAGTTTCCGATAAACTGCGTGAAAAAATTGAAGCCGCTGTGCAGGAGCTGGGGTACATGCCCAACCTCGCTGCCAGCGCACTGGCATCGGCCTCTTCATGGACGATTGCTATGGTTGTACCCAATCTTTCCGAAGCCGGTTGCTCGGAAATGTTCGCGGGGTTACAGCAGATACTGCAGCCTGCCGGATACCAGATTATGCTGGCAGAATCCCAGCATCGTCTTGAACAAGAAGAGAAATTGCTGGAAACCCTGCTGGCGTCGAATATCGCCGCAGCGATTTTGCTCAGCGTTGAGCATACTGACACGGTGCGCCACTGGCTGAAAAATGCCTCCATCCCGGTGATGGAGATGGGAGCCATGCGCGCCGATCCGATTGATATGAATATCGGGATTGATAACGTCGCGGCCATGTATGAACTGACGGAGATGGTGATCCAGCGCGGTTACCAGAATATCGGCCTGCTGTGCGCCAACCAGGAGCAGTGGATTTTCCAGCAACATTTGCAGGGCTGGTACAAAGCCATGCTCCGCCACCATATGTCGCCAAACAGAGTGATAAACGCCGCCATGCCGCCGAACTTTTCTACCGGCGCGGCGCAGTTGCCGGAATTTCTGCTGGCGTGGCCGGAGCTGGATGCGCTGGTGTGCGTCTCGGACGAACTGGCCTGTGGCGCGTTGTATGAGTGCCAGCGTCGGCGCATTAAAGTGCCGGACGATCTTGCGGTGGTTGGGTTTGGCAACAGCGATGTCAGCCGCGTCTGCCAGCCGCCGCTGACGACGATGGCGGTGCCGCACCGTAAGATTGGGATTGAAGCAGGAAAAGCGTTACTGGAACGCCTCAATGACGGAGACTGGCGCGATCATAAACCTATCGCGTCCAGCCTGTGCTTACGGGAGAGTTGTTGA
- the yfcG gene encoding GSH-dependent disulfide bond oxidoreductase: MIDLYYAPTPNGHKITLFLEEAELEYRIIRVDISKGDQFRPVFLAISPNNKIPAIIDNLPADGGRPLSLFESGEILLYLAEKTGKLLSGELRERHHTLQWLFWQSSGLGPMLGQNHHFTGYAPQPIPYAIERFQVETQRLYGVLNRRLEKSPWLGGEHYSIADIACWPWVNTHERHRIDLAAYPAVNNWFERIRTRPATERAMQKIQEI; this comes from the coding sequence ATGATAGACCTCTATTATGCCCCTACCCCTAACGGCCATAAGATCACTCTCTTTCTGGAAGAGGCTGAACTGGAGTACCGGATTATTCGCGTGGATATCAGTAAAGGCGATCAGTTCAGACCTGTTTTTCTGGCCATTTCGCCTAACAATAAAATTCCGGCCATTATCGATAATCTCCCCGCTGATGGCGGCAGACCGCTCAGCCTGTTTGAATCCGGTGAGATTTTGCTCTACCTGGCAGAGAAAACCGGCAAATTGTTAAGTGGAGAACTGCGGGAGCGCCACCACACGCTGCAATGGTTATTCTGGCAGTCGAGTGGTCTCGGTCCTATGCTGGGGCAAAATCACCATTTCACCGGCTATGCGCCTCAGCCGATCCCTTACGCTATCGAACGTTTTCAGGTGGAGACGCAGCGGCTTTACGGCGTGCTGAACCGGCGTCTGGAGAAGTCTCCGTGGCTCGGAGGAGAACATTACAGCATTGCCGATATTGCCTGCTGGCCCTGGGTGAATACCCACGAACGTCACCGTATCGATTTAGCCGCTTACCCGGCGGTAAACAACTGGTTTGAGCGTATTCGCACCCGTCCGGCTACCGAACGCGCCATGCAAAAAATCCAGGAGATTTAA
- a CDS encoding GNAT family N-acetyltransferase encodes MATITTPRLHLTPFEPSDWAFFRSLRENRDIMRYMAAIAPEKETRRVFAARLMAEHIFVIRFRDDDTPLGDIGLQISQENREEADIGYTVVPAAQGKGIASEALRAVCDYAFNQTGVKAINAYVLADNGGSVRVLEKAGFVRTQVLEKAYEIDSVRYDDWVYRLECGAA; translated from the coding sequence ATGGCAACAATCACCACTCCCCGGCTTCACCTTACTCCATTTGAACCCTCTGACTGGGCGTTTTTCCGCTCGCTGCGCGAAAACCGCGACATCATGCGCTATATGGCCGCGATTGCTCCCGAAAAAGAGACCCGACGCGTGTTTGCCGCACGACTAATGGCGGAGCATATCTTCGTGATCCGCTTTCGGGATGACGATACGCCGCTCGGCGATATCGGCCTGCAAATCAGCCAGGAGAATCGTGAAGAGGCGGATATCGGCTACACGGTTGTGCCCGCGGCGCAGGGGAAAGGTATTGCCAGCGAGGCGCTGCGTGCGGTGTGCGATTACGCGTTTAATCAGACGGGCGTGAAGGCGATTAACGCCTATGTGCTGGCGGATAACGGCGGGTCAGTGCGGGTGCTGGAGAAAGCGGGATTTGTGCGCACGCAGGTGCTGGAAAAGGCGTATGAAATTGACAGCGTGCGCTATGACGACTGGGTGTATCGGCTGGAGTGCGGTGCGGCCTGA
- the hisP gene encoding histidine ABC transporter ATP-binding protein HisP: MAENKLNVIDLHKRYGEHEVLKGVSLQANAGDVISIIGSSGSGKSTFLRCINFLEKPSEGSIVVSGQNINLVRDKDGQLKVADKNQLRLLRTRLTMVFQHFNLWSHMTVLENVMEAPIQVLGLSKQEARERAVKYLAKVGIDERQQIKYPVHLSGGQQQRVSIARALAMEPEVLLFDEPTSALDPELVGEVLRIMQKLAEEGKTMVVVTHEMGFARNVSNHVIFLHQGIIEEQGHPDEVLANPQSPRLQQFLKGSLK; encoded by the coding sequence ATGGCTGAGAACAAATTAAACGTAATTGATTTGCACAAACGCTACGGCGAACATGAAGTGCTGAAAGGGGTGTCGCTGCAGGCTAATGCGGGCGATGTGATCAGTATTATCGGCTCATCCGGCTCCGGTAAAAGTACCTTCCTGCGCTGCATTAACTTCCTCGAAAAACCGAGTGAAGGCTCGATTGTGGTGAGCGGGCAGAATATCAATCTGGTGCGTGACAAAGACGGCCAGTTGAAGGTGGCAGATAAGAATCAACTCCGCCTGCTGCGCACGCGCCTGACGATGGTGTTCCAGCACTTCAACCTCTGGAGCCACATGACGGTGCTGGAGAATGTGATGGAAGCGCCGATTCAGGTGCTGGGCTTAAGCAAGCAGGAAGCCCGCGAGCGTGCGGTGAAATACCTGGCGAAAGTGGGTATTGATGAGCGCCAGCAGATTAAATATCCGGTGCATCTCTCCGGTGGTCAGCAGCAGCGTGTCTCCATCGCCCGCGCGCTGGCGATGGAACCGGAGGTGCTGCTGTTCGATGAACCGACCTCCGCGCTCGATCCAGAACTCGTCGGCGAAGTGCTGCGCATCATGCAGAAGCTGGCCGAAGAGGGCAAAACGATGGTGGTGGTGACGCACGAGATGGGCTTTGCTCGCAACGTTTCGAACCACGTTATCTTCCTGCATCAGGGAATAATCGAAGAGCAGGGGCATCCGGACGAGGTGCTGGCAAACCCGCAAAGCCCACGTTTGCAGCAGTTCCTGAAAGGCTCGTTGAAGTAA
- a CDS encoding PTS sugar transporter subunit IIA produces MLKKWIYDTTITLQDSVESWPQALELCAKPLLDLQVISPEYVTAIIEQHRTLGPYYVLAPGLAMPHARPEEGAKGLGLSLLKLKQGVSFDAGEFDPVDVIVMLAAPDKHSHIEMISALAELFSSDDDMAELRQANTLEEIKTIIDRF; encoded by the coding sequence ATGCTCAAAAAGTGGATATATGATACAACCATCACCCTGCAGGATAGCGTAGAGAGTTGGCCCCAGGCGCTGGAACTGTGTGCAAAACCGTTGCTGGATCTGCAGGTGATTTCGCCGGAATACGTTACGGCTATCATCGAACAGCACCGCACCTTAGGGCCGTATTACGTGCTGGCACCAGGGCTGGCGATGCCGCATGCGCGGCCGGAAGAGGGGGCAAAAGGACTCGGGCTGTCATTATTAAAACTGAAACAGGGCGTCTCTTTTGATGCCGGAGAATTCGATCCCGTCGATGTCATTGTGATGCTGGCAGCACCGGATAAACATAGCCATATCGAAATGATCTCCGCGCTCGCTGAGTTATTTTCCAGCGACGATGATATGGCCGAATTACGTCAGGCGAACACGCTGGAGGAGATAAAAACAATTATCGACCGCTTCTGA
- the yfcD gene encoding NUDIX hydrolase YfcD, translated as MVEQSHLASTEWVDIVSEENEVIAQASREQMRAERLRHRATYIVVHDGMGKILVQRRTDTKDFLPGMLDATAGGVVQADEVLLDSARREAEEELGIAGVPFAEHGQFYFEDEHCRVWGGLFSCVSHGPFALQEEEVSEVSWMTPEEITARCDEFTPDSLKALALWMTRNAKNESAKPENKPEKEEEAE; from the coding sequence ATGGTGGAGCAGAGTCATTTGGCAAGTACAGAGTGGGTTGACATTGTCAGCGAAGAGAATGAAGTGATCGCGCAGGCCAGCCGCGAACAAATGCGTGCGGAGCGTCTGCGTCACCGTGCAACGTACATCGTTGTGCATGATGGCATGGGCAAAATTCTGGTCCAGCGCCGCACGGACACCAAAGATTTTCTCCCCGGTATGCTGGATGCCACTGCAGGTGGCGTTGTTCAGGCGGATGAAGTGCTGCTGGATTCCGCGCGTCGTGAAGCGGAAGAAGAGTTAGGCATTGCCGGAGTCCCGTTTGCCGAGCACGGTCAGTTCTATTTCGAAGATGAGCACTGCCGCGTCTGGGGCGGACTGTTCAGCTGCGTTTCCCACGGGCCTTTCGCCCTGCAGGAAGAGGAAGTGAGTGAAGTGAGCTGGATGACGCCGGAAGAGATTACCGCGCGTTGCGACGAGTTCACACCGGACTCGCTGAAAGCGCTGGCGCTGTGGATGACCCGCAACGCCAAAAATGAATCCGCTAAGCCGGAAAATAAACCGGAAAAAGAAGAAGAGGCTGAATAA
- a CDS encoding PTS sugar transporter subunit IIB → MKIMAICGSGLGSSFMVEMNIKKVLKKLEIEAEVEHSDLSSATPGAADLFVMAKDIAASASVPESQLVVINNIIDINELEAQLRAWFERL, encoded by the coding sequence ATGAAAATCATGGCTATTTGCGGTTCTGGCCTTGGCAGTAGTTTTATGGTCGAAATGAATATTAAAAAGGTGCTTAAAAAACTGGAGATTGAAGCCGAGGTAGAACACTCCGATCTCTCGTCTGCCACGCCTGGTGCGGCCGATCTGTTCGTGATGGCAAAAGACATTGCGGCCAGCGCCAGCGTGCCGGAAAGCCAGCTGGTGGTGATCAACAACATCATCGACATCAACGAACTCGAAGCGCAACTGCGCGCCTGGTTCGAAAGACTTTAA